In Lachnospiraceae bacterium, one DNA window encodes the following:
- a CDS encoding heme-binding protein: MYDLKMLEEIKSQEKRIHFSSFDHNDAYTLGTMLRERGLTTPKPIAIRIVFDDIILYQSFLPGTDESNNQWMNRKQHTVERCHTSSLRAAVERELNGVKENWQQDESHYAFCGGGFPIIVNNEFRGVAIISGLPHLEDHRNLVEVMDQFCAQKNA, from the coding sequence ATGTACGATTTAAAAATGTTAGAAGAGATCAAAAGCCAGGAAAAGCGTATCCACTTTTCTTCTTTTGATCACAATGATGCCTATACACTGGGAACCATGCTTCGGGAACGTGGCCTGACCACTCCAAAGCCAATTGCGATCCGCATTGTTTTTGATGATATTATCCTGTATCAGTCCTTCCTCCCGGGAACAGATGAAAGCAACAACCAGTGGATGAACCGCAAGCAGCACACAGTTGAACGCTGTCACACTTCTTCCCTGCGTGCAGCTGTTGAGCGCGAATTAAACGGCGTAAAAGAAAACTGGCAGCAGGATGAGTCCCACTATGCATTCTGCGGCGGCGGATTCCCAATTATTGTAAATAATGAGTTTCGGGGCGTTGCCATTATCTCAGGTCTGCCTCATCTGGAAGACCACAGAAACCTGGTGGAAGTAATGGATCAGTTCTGCGCACAGAAAAACGCATAA
- the tnpA gene encoding IS200/IS605 family transposase: MCMKENLIHYRTCVCNINYHMVWSVKYRRKILTPEVEKYLQELVQQIADDKGFTVHLFECGEGDHVHCFVSAPPKLSITAIIKYLKGITGRKLFERFPEIRNQLWKGELWNHSYYVETIGSVSEENIRRYIEHQSKSY, translated from the coding sequence ATATGTATGAAAGAAAATCTTATACATTATAGGACTTGCGTGTGCAATATCAACTACCATATGGTATGGTCGGTGAAATACAGACGGAAGATATTAACCCCAGAAGTTGAGAAATACCTGCAGGAACTTGTGCAGCAGATAGCTGACGATAAAGGCTTTACCGTTCATTTATTTGAATGTGGTGAAGGTGATCATGTTCACTGTTTTGTATCAGCTCCACCAAAACTGTCAATAACAGCCATTATCAAGTATCTGAAGGGGATCACAGGCAGGAAATTATTCGAACGTTTTCCGGAAATAAGAAACCAGTTGTGGAAGGGAGAACTGTGGAACCATTCCTATTATGTGGAAACGATCGGATCTGTATCTGAGGAAAATATCCGCCGTTATATTGAACATCAGAGCAAGTCGTATTAA
- a CDS encoding transposase, whose protein sequence is MLLSHRTSVNIRPEYSNIIGHMCYAASKLWNVCNYERRRYKELELEKYPDWYYQKKAHKGDLWYRQLPSQTAQETCKQRDKAWKSFYVLKKTVGIKDPNPPRFKQDNIPITYMQMGIQHEKGSDQLRLSLSKDLKSYMEEAYGIHEKFLYLENKIFRNMDHIKQLRIYPPEDGKCDLIVVYEVKEPEPISLNGHYLSIDLGIHNLMTCYDSENGRTFILGRKYLSLERYFHKEISRVQSIWYAQQSGNGIKYPRSSKHIKRIYRKKQDAVKDYLHKVTRWLAEYCRKEGISSVIIGDIRNIRKGKEIGHKANQKFHGLPYNKLYIMLEYKLKLYGIPLIKQEESYTSQCSPFSPEVSKRYAEASNRKERGMYITDGVRYNADAVGAFNILRKYLSVSGKQKELSVAGLKNPEIIKVAV, encoded by the coding sequence ATGCTGCTGTCACACAGAACATCGGTCAATATCAGGCCGGAATATTCTAATATTATAGGGCATATGTGTTATGCTGCTTCCAAACTCTGGAATGTCTGCAACTATGAACGCCGTCGATATAAAGAATTGGAGCTGGAGAAGTATCCTGACTGGTATTATCAGAAGAAAGCGCATAAAGGAGATCTGTGGTATAGACAGCTTCCGTCCCAGACAGCGCAGGAGACCTGCAAGCAGCGGGATAAAGCCTGGAAATCATTTTATGTTCTTAAAAAGACCGTTGGGATCAAAGATCCAAATCCGCCGCGATTTAAACAGGACAATATACCGATCACTTACATGCAGATGGGAATCCAGCACGAGAAAGGCTCCGATCAATTGCGGCTGTCTCTGTCAAAGGATCTGAAAAGCTATATGGAAGAAGCTTATGGGATTCATGAAAAATTTCTATATCTTGAAAATAAGATTTTCAGGAACATGGATCACATAAAGCAGCTGCGGATCTATCCACCGGAAGATGGAAAATGTGACCTTATCGTTGTCTACGAGGTCAAAGAACCAGAACCGATCTCCCTGAATGGCCATTATTTATCAATAGATCTTGGAATTCATAATCTGATGACCTGTTATGATTCCGAAAATGGAAGGACTTTTATTCTGGGAAGGAAATATCTTTCACTGGAAAGATACTTTCACAAAGAAATCAGCAGAGTTCAATCAATATGGTATGCACAGCAGTCGGGAAATGGCATAAAATATCCCCGATCATCGAAACATATCAAGAGGATTTACCGAAAAAAGCAGGACGCAGTAAAGGATTACCTTCATAAGGTGACCAGATGGCTTGCAGAATACTGTAGAAAAGAAGGGATAAGCAGTGTGATCATAGGAGATATCCGAAATATCCGTAAAGGAAAAGAGATAGGCCACAAGGCAAACCAGAAGTTTCACGGACTGCCGTATAATAAACTTTATATCATGTTGGAATATAAACTAAAACTGTATGGAATACCATTGATAAAACAGGAAGAAAGCTATACCAGCCAGTGCAGTCCGTTTTCACCAGAAGTATCAAAAAGATATGCAGAAGCATCAAACCGAAAAGAGCGGGGCATGTATATAACGGATGGAGTAAGATATAATGCGGATGCAGTAGGAGCATTTAATATCCTGCGAAAATATCTTTCCGTATCCGGAAAACAGAAAGAACTGTCCGTAGCCGGACTAAAAAATCCAGAAATAATAAAAGTAGCTGTATAG
- a CDS encoding SDR family oxidoreductase: MAMNIDFTGKTVLVTGGGRGLGKEMALQFAGCGANVYIANRKEDQGLATVKEIEALGVKGGFTKCDVAVEEDVKKLIADAAAFGGGKIDVIVNAAGVISLQDMMHTTTEEVQRLFNINVVGTVHMIKHGLAHLEANKSGNMILVSSIAGRDGMGMLQTYSASKAAVTSLMQSAAKHAAPYGVRVNAILPGIIRTAMWEEILEGMNNGWDPEVHNELTPEKREELWNASVKSMIPLGHDQKEEDIAWATVFLASDFAREITSQALCIDGGTTSGR; encoded by the coding sequence ATGGCAATGAATATTGATTTTACTGGAAAGACAGTCCTTGTTACAGGTGGTGGCCGTGGACTTGGTAAAGAGATGGCACTTCAGTTTGCAGGATGTGGTGCAAATGTATACATTGCAAACCGTAAAGAAGATCAGGGCCTGGCTACCGTGAAAGAGATCGAGGCACTTGGCGTAAAGGGTGGTTTCACAAAGTGTGATGTTGCTGTTGAAGAAGACGTTAAGAAACTGATCGCTGACGCAGCAGCATTTGGCGGCGGAAAGATTGATGTGATCGTAAATGCAGCAGGTGTAATTTCCCTTCAGGATATGATGCATACAACCACAGAAGAGGTTCAGAGACTGTTTAATATTAATGTAGTGGGAACCGTACATATGATCAAACATGGTCTGGCACATCTGGAAGCAAATAAGAGCGGAAATATGATCCTTGTATCCTCTATTGCAGGCAGAGATGGTATGGGAATGCTCCAGACCTACAGTGCATCCAAAGCAGCTGTAACAAGCCTGATGCAGTCAGCTGCAAAACATGCAGCTCCTTATGGAGTCCGTGTAAATGCTATTCTTCCGGGAATCATCCGTACAGCAATGTGGGAAGAAATACTGGAAGGAATGAACAATGGCTGGGATCCGGAAGTTCATAATGAACTGACCCCTGAAAAACGCGAAGAGCTGTGGAATGCTTCCGTTAAGAGCATGATCCCACTGGGACATGACCAGAAGGAAGAAGATATTGCCTGGGCAACCGTATTCCTTGCAAGCGATTTCGCCCGCGAGATCACAAGTCAGGCACTGTGCATTGATGGCGGCACAACCTCTGGCAGGTAA